Genomic DNA from Thalassoroseus pseudoceratinae:
TCAGCACCTCGAACGAGGGTGATTGGGAAAGCATTCCTCCGTTTGTGCCCGATGCTGTGACGGTCTCTCCGCAAGTGTCCCAAGCATCTCAAACCAAGACGCTTCTTCCAAAACAGGAAGTTCAGGAGTCCGTTGAGAAATCGGAAGTCCAGGAACCGTTCGAAACGGTGGACGTTTCGGTAACGCTTGAAGAAGCGGAGCCGTTCCTGGATGAGCAACCGATGGTCGTAAAGCCGGAGCGATTCGTCCCGTCTGCGAAACCGCGGACGTATCGCATCCGACCGGGCGACACGCTATCGGAAATCGCTTGGCGGGAATTAGGGAGCAGTCGGCGTTATCACGAACTCTATGAAGCGAACCGAGACCGATTGAAGCACCCCGATAACCTGCCCGTTGGTATGGAGCTTCGCATCCCGGTGCCGAAACGGACGACGCAACAAAACCGATCCGATCGTGAATCAGCCAAGGTTTTTGAAACCGAAGTCAACGACGTGGATCGAACCAGCAGTCGACGATTCATTCCGATGCACGAATCGCCAATTCGCTGATTCGATCTCTGCCCATGTTGGACTCTAAACGAGTTCTCGAATCGGTTCACGAATATCGACAAGATACTGAGGCCGTCCCGATGGATCTAGGACGGTTGTCGACATCGGGTCAATGCCCAAACTGTGATACAGCGTGGTAATGACCTCTTGCACATCGACCGGTCGATCGACGGCGTACTCACCTAAACGGTTTGTGGCACCGATGACCTGACCGTGTTGCATTCCTCCGCCCGCGAGCAACGCACAACTGACGCGGGGCCAGTGGTCCCGCCCTGCCTTGGTGTTGACTTTCGGAGTTCGTCCGAATTCGCCCCAAACGACAATGGAGACGTCATCGAGCATGCCACGTTCATGCAAGTCTTCGACCAATGCAGAGACGCACTGATCGAGTTTCCCACCGTGATCTCGGACCATATCAAAGTTCTTACCGTGACTGTCCCATCGACCATACGAAAGGGAAACGCACCGCACTCCGGCTTCAACGAGTCGGCGTGCAAGTAGGACGTGTTCGTTGACGGTTGGGGCTCCATCGTACTGAAACTTGTACGGTTTGCCGTCACCGTAACGAGCCCGAACTTCCTCCGGTTCCTGAGACAAGTCCAACGCATCCGCGAGTTTGCTGGATGTCAAAACACCGAAGGCTGCTTCGGAGAACGCATCCATTCCGGTCATCATGCCATTGGCATCGACATTGCGTTTGAGCGTATCGAGTTCTCGCAACAACTTCTTGCGATCACCCAGCCGATCCAAAGTGATGTTGTTGAGTGTGAGGTCGTCTTTCCCCTCACCGTTCGGTTTGAACGGTTGATAGGCGGGGCCAAGAAAACCAGGATCGCCACCGAAGGACCAGGGAACGTGCCGGGTTTTTTCGGCCAATGCGACGGCGGCTGGAATGCCGGGATCAATCGGGCCACGCAAACGTGCCAAGGCCGAGCCAATGCATGGACGACCGCCAAGTGATTCCAGATCGCGACGGTTCCACCCGGTCATGCATTGAAAAGCATCGTGCCCCCCGGCGCATCCGACAATAGATCGAATCGCCGTAAACTTATCGAACATCGATGCAATCTTGGGGAAACACTCGCCGATTTGAATGCCGGGGACATTCGTCGAGATTGGCATGAACTCCCCGCGAATCTCTGCCGGGGCGTCGGTCTTGATATCCCACATATCTTGGTGTGGAGGTCCACCGCCGAGAAAGATATTAATGACCGACTTCTGCCGAGGTTGGATGTCTCCGACGGTTTGCTTCGTGGCCGACTCGGCCCGCAAGATTTGCGGAAGCGACAACCCACCCGCGGCTCCCATTGCCAACCCACCAATTTTCAAGAACGATCGACGGGAGACACCGTCACAATACTGAGACCGCGATGAATGTTTCGGACCAAGAATCGTGAGCATGGTGGGAGATCCTTTTCGATTCGATTCGCACTAGACCCGGTCTAGTTTTGTGTAGCGGCTGACGCTGCGTATTCGCGGGAGAATACAAGTTCGAAGACACTACATGGCGGCTAAACGTGTTCTAGTTCAGTGGGGGGGGATAAACAGCACGCAGGTTGTAACTCAGTTTTGTTTCGAGGGTGACACCAATCGATTCAACATCACTAACAGTTCAATCAGTGTTGATTCGTTAGTGTAACAAGTGTGATTGTCTCTCGTCAACGAAATCCAGCGATCACAACTTCGGAGGTGGGGTGGGCTTCGGGCGTGGCTTGTTGCTCGGTTTGCGTGGAACGTACTGCCAAGTGCTGAACGACACACCGAACCGACGGTTGAGTTCGAACTCCGCCCGACGCGACCATGGGGACTCGGGGTGGTCTTCGATGACTTGCTTCAGTTTCTCGACCGCCATGTCATGAGCGACCGTCAGATCTTCTTCCGTCACCTTGAGCAACTTGGATTGTCGTTCGTCCGGCTTGATCATTTTGCCGCTTGGTTTCTCACGGAGATTCCAGCGGTTGTGTTTCGGGTTCTTGATCAGTCGCTTGGGCAAATCGGCCCGTACAAACTGATCGATCTCCAGACCGTACGCGAACAATCGTAGTTTGTACCACCACAATTGAGCTACGATCAAATCGTAATTCGCTCGCCATCGCACTGATGGTTCTTTGTCGCGAAGCGGCCGAACGTTTTCGAGGTATTGCTGAGCCTGGTCGACCACGCCGATGATTGAAACGACTTGCTGCAGTCGTTTGGCAACGCGTGGGCCGTACTCATTTGGATTGGCTGGGAACTGTTCGCGAGTGACCTGAGGATCCGGGATTTCCAGAAACTTCGAAGCATTGGGATTGTAGGGGTTCAATAACGCGATCACATCCCAAATCGCTTTGCGGAATTTACTGGAATCACGTTCGGCGGCGTACTCGCGGCGGGAATCGAGGTTGGGCAGATATTCCCGGAGGTTCAGCATGTTGAGTTTACGATCGTCGAGATCGTTGAGGTTTTCTTGTTCGCCAGGAAGTTGGAAGAAAATCCCGCCGGTGTCACGAGCCAAACGGACTTGTTCGTAGGGACCGAAACCACTCATTTGGGAATCACGACGGCGGCGATAGCCGTCCCATTGGAGTTGCTCGGCGAACGGGGTCTCCGGTCCGCGGCGGATCGGCAAGTAGTAGGTGCGGCCGGTCTCCGGTTGCTTCCATTTCACGTGAGCGTAAAGTGAGCCGAAGACCGCTTCGCGTCCGAGAACGTAAATCGGCGACTTGGCTTTTTTCGCTGCGAAAACGGCTTCTTCTACCAGTTGACCGTCATCACCGGATTCATCGCTCACGACGACCAACACCAACTTGCGGTTTTGTCGGCTGGCAGTCGGATGGTAACGGTTGATGACCTGCAAAATCGCAGCACAGAGGTTTTCATCACCGGTCTTGTCAATCGGAATACGTTCGATGGCTTTGAGCAACTCGTCCGGTTTACCGGTTGGTTGCTTCGTTTGTTCGTGGACAGTGTTTCCGAAACTGGTGATGGCGGTGAGGAGGATATCTTCGAGTTTCTTTTTTTCTCCGAGCGCGCGGGTGTCGGTTTCCACTAAACCGAGTTCTTCGTACACGCGGTGTAAACGCGATTTCAATTGCTCTTGGTCGTCCTTCATGCTCTCGGATTCATCGAACATCCAGACGACAAGAACCTTCTCGCTACGCATCATTCGCATCAACTCTTGGACCAACCGATCCAACGCCGGACCGTATCCAGCGACGACCGCTCCGACTTCTCCACTAATTTCGCCTTCACCGATATCGAGTGAGACTTCTCCATCACCGGGGCGTGTAATGTCGGTGGAAACAACTTCGATCTCCGGATCTTCCAGCAATTCGGAGGTTTCGATGTTCGTCGACGCCGCCACTGGGCTTGAGGTTGCTCCGACCATAGACGACACGGAACCGCCAGCAACGAAGTTGACTGTCTCAGCGGCTTCGAGTTGTTCGTCGAGTTCTTGTTGGAATTCTTCCTGGATTCGCTCTTCGTTGAGCACGGTTTCCAGCACGGGCGGTTCTGGATCGGCGGGAGTTTCGACGACGATTTTCCAGAGGACGAAAAGAACTAAACCGTGTAAAACCGTAGAGATGGCAACGGGTAGAACCTGAGTTTGCGCTTTCATGGTTCAGTCTTCCGATGATCGACGACGTGAGAGTGCGATACGCGAATCGGAATGCAAAGAAAAGAAGATATTCCGATTAAGAGCTTTTGATGGTATCGGAATCTCAACGCAAAGTCCACAAGCGAATCGGTGTTCATCCGAATTCACGGGTGGTACTGCTTAGACTGACGGTGTCTCGTTGCCGGCTCGAAATGCGGATTTGTTGCGGCCTTGCATTACTTCGCGCCACGCAGACGTGATGGGAGCCGAGAACGCGAAGTAGAGAAAGAACACCGGGACGGCTAACTCACGAACCAGGAAAATCGTGATCACTGTCAGCATTAACTGAATGATGTGTCGACGACTTCGTTGCCCGCGAAACAGCTGATTGAATACATGGCTGTAACGGAACCGAGTCACCATCAAACATGCGACGCCCAAGGTGATTAGGGGAATCAGTAGTTTGATGGTCGGAAGAAGAAAACGAGCGGCGTCGTGTGCGACTGTTCCTTCGCTAACGACGGCCAAGTCTCTCAAGTCGTAGAGCGCGATGGGAAAAGAAGCCACCACGCCGGCCGCCGCTGGTGATGGCAGGCCACTGAAGAAGTCGTGGGAATCGTCCTCGTCCGTCTCCACGTTAAAGCGGGCCAACCGCAGGATCGCACACATCACATACAGCACGGCGATGACCCACAGCAAACGCGGATGATAGTTGAGACCCGCAATGGCATCGTCGCCGAAGGAGTGCACCATGATTTGCAGCATCAGGTACGCGGGTGCCACTCCGAAACTGATGGCGTCGCAGAGCGAATCCAACTGAGCCCCGAAGTCGGATGTTTGGTTGAACAACCGTGCGGCCGAACCATCGAAAGCATCGAAGACCATCGCCAAATACACCAGCATCCCGGCGATCAGAAGTTCGTTGCCACCGAGGTTTCCGGTCGGGGTCGGTCCGAGTTTCGCCGCGAAAGTGATCGCACCGAAACCGCAAGCTGCGTTGCACAACGTGAGCATCGTTGGCAACACGGCGTACATCTTCTGTTTCTTGCTCATGGACGGTGAATTCGTTTCGAGAGGTTGATCATTCGGTTCCGGAGACATCGCCGTACTCTGCTAGAATGGAACGACCGGCTTTGACCTTTTCGCCGATCTTCGTGCGGATCGTCAGGTTCGAGTCCGCAGGAATGACTAGTTCCGTCCGTGAACCCAGTTTAATCATCCCAAAGCGTTCGCCACGTCCCAACTCATCGCCGGGTTTCAGCCAACAGACGATGCGGCGGGCAATGGCACCGGTAATTTGTCGCACGATCATCCGCCGATGCGGAGCGGCCTTTTCCTCCAACCGCACGGCCAACTGTTCGTTTTCCCGAGCTGACTCGGGACGCAACGCGTTGAGGTATTTTCCTTTACGATACCGCAACGCAATCACGTTGGCATCGACTGGCGACCGGTTCATGTGCACGTTGAAAATCGAGAGGAAGATCCC
This window encodes:
- a CDS encoding vWA domain-containing protein; its protein translation is MKAQTQVLPVAISTVLHGLVLFVLWKIVVETPADPEPPVLETVLNEERIQEEFQQELDEQLEAAETVNFVAGGSVSSMVGATSSPVAASTNIETSELLEDPEIEVVSTDITRPGDGEVSLDIGEGEISGEVGAVVAGYGPALDRLVQELMRMMRSEKVLVVWMFDESESMKDDQEQLKSRLHRVYEELGLVETDTRALGEKKKLEDILLTAITSFGNTVHEQTKQPTGKPDELLKAIERIPIDKTGDENLCAAILQVINRYHPTASRQNRKLVLVVVSDESGDDGQLVEEAVFAAKKAKSPIYVLGREAVFGSLYAHVKWKQPETGRTYYLPIRRGPETPFAEQLQWDGYRRRRDSQMSGFGPYEQVRLARDTGGIFFQLPGEQENLNDLDDRKLNMLNLREYLPNLDSRREYAAERDSSKFRKAIWDVIALLNPYNPNASKFLEIPDPQVTREQFPANPNEYGPRVAKRLQQVVSIIGVVDQAQQYLENVRPLRDKEPSVRWRANYDLIVAQLWWYKLRLFAYGLEIDQFVRADLPKRLIKNPKHNRWNLREKPSGKMIKPDERQSKLLKVTEEDLTVAHDMAVEKLKQVIEDHPESPWSRRAEFELNRRFGVSFSTWQYVPRKPSNKPRPKPTPPPKL
- a CDS encoding LysM peptidoglycan-binding domain-containing protein; amino-acid sequence: MHRDKKVGLAMGILLVGIVAAFFFRNESDPLEDIPPLEDALALDEKIAAQAGGPYLTGVEPVDDRYRTSGPVPSLDSSVLDSAPKDTSDVVATADSFDTLAPVNVIEQDSEPLPSAAEVTVGMPFGSVLGESTVSTSNEGDWESIPPFVPDAVTVSPQVSQASQTKTLLPKQEVQESVEKSEVQEPFETVDVSVTLEEAEPFLDEQPMVVKPERFVPSAKPRTYRIRPGDTLSEIAWRELGSSRRYHELYEANRDRLKHPDNLPVGMELRIPVPKRTTQQNRSDRESAKVFETEVNDVDRTSSRRFIPMHESPIR
- a CDS encoding DUF1501 domain-containing protein is translated as MLTILGPKHSSRSQYCDGVSRRSFLKIGGLAMGAAGGLSLPQILRAESATKQTVGDIQPRQKSVINIFLGGGPPHQDMWDIKTDAPAEIRGEFMPISTNVPGIQIGECFPKIASMFDKFTAIRSIVGCAGGHDAFQCMTGWNRRDLESLGGRPCIGSALARLRGPIDPGIPAAVALAEKTRHVPWSFGGDPGFLGPAYQPFKPNGEGKDDLTLNNITLDRLGDRKKLLRELDTLKRNVDANGMMTGMDAFSEAAFGVLTSSKLADALDLSQEPEEVRARYGDGKPYKFQYDGAPTVNEHVLLARRLVEAGVRCVSLSYGRWDSHGKNFDMVRDHGGKLDQCVSALVEDLHERGMLDDVSIVVWGEFGRTPKVNTKAGRDHWPRVSCALLAGGGMQHGQVIGATNRLGEYAVDRPVDVQEVITTLYHSLGIDPMSTTVLDPSGRPQYLVDIREPIRELV
- a CDS encoding CDP-alcohol phosphatidyltransferase family protein — encoded protein: MSKKQKMYAVLPTMLTLCNAACGFGAITFAAKLGPTPTGNLGGNELLIAGMLVYLAMVFDAFDGSAARLFNQTSDFGAQLDSLCDAISFGVAPAYLMLQIMVHSFGDDAIAGLNYHPRLLWVIAVLYVMCAILRLARFNVETDEDDSHDFFSGLPSPAAAGVVASFPIALYDLRDLAVVSEGTVAHDAARFLLPTIKLLIPLITLGVACLMVTRFRYSHVFNQLFRGQRSRRHIIQLMLTVITIFLVRELAVPVFFLYFAFSAPITSAWREVMQGRNKSAFRAGNETPSV